From Streptomyces yatensis, one genomic window encodes:
- a CDS encoding class I SAM-dependent methyltransferase, with the protein MRHVNLGMRHADTGAVVRCLSTGGSVISAQPVQKFGNNPVDVRDTDHYTEEYVPSFVEKWDSLIDWDRRSESEGTFFIDLLRERGVKKVLDVATGTGFHSVRLLEAGFETVSADGSGEMLAQAFANGLKHGDHILRVVQADWRWLNRDAHGEYDAIVCLGNSFTHLFSERDRRKALAEFYAMLKHDGILVLDQRNYDAILDRGYSSKHVYYYCGEDVAVEPEYVDEGLVRMRYSFPDESVYHLNMFPLRKDYTRRLMQEVGFQRIETYGDFQHTYRTERPDFFIHVAEKEYIATDEPAGPAAPATGEGEYAGAVGTARDYYNSSDADAFYWHVWGGEDIHIGIYDRPDEPIAEASRRTVARMAGKLDLTESSVVLDLGAGFGGSARYLAETYGCRVVALNLSEVENERHRALNAERGLTESIEVLDGSFERIPLPDNSVDVVWSQDAFLHSGNRARPLEEAARVLRPGGHLIFTDPMAADGCPAETLRPILDRIHLETMGSPEFYRHELARLGFTEVAGGFQEHREQLITHYARVLEETRRQEADGLTEHVSADYLTHMKKGLSNWVDGGTNRHVTWGIFHFTR; encoded by the coding sequence ATGCGTCACGTGAATCTGGGAATGCGCCACGCGGACACGGGTGCCGTGGTCCGCTGTCTCAGCACCGGAGGTTCCGTTATTTCTGCGCAACCTGTACAGAAATTTGGCAACAATCCAGTTGATGTCAGGGACACTGATCACTACACAGAGGAGTACGTACCCAGCTTCGTCGAAAAGTGGGACTCGCTGATCGACTGGGACCGAAGGTCGGAGAGCGAGGGTACGTTCTTCATCGACCTGCTGCGCGAGCGCGGCGTCAAGAAGGTCCTCGACGTGGCCACGGGGACCGGCTTCCATTCGGTCCGGCTGCTCGAGGCCGGATTCGAGACCGTGAGCGCCGACGGCAGCGGCGAGATGCTCGCCCAGGCGTTCGCCAACGGGCTCAAGCACGGTGACCACATTCTCCGCGTCGTCCAGGCCGACTGGCGCTGGCTCAACCGCGACGCCCACGGCGAGTACGACGCCATCGTCTGCCTCGGGAACTCCTTCACACATCTGTTCTCCGAGCGCGACCGGCGCAAGGCGCTCGCGGAGTTCTACGCCATGCTCAAGCACGACGGAATCCTGGTCCTGGACCAGCGCAACTACGACGCGATCCTCGATCGCGGGTACAGCAGCAAGCACGTCTACTACTACTGCGGAGAAGACGTCGCCGTCGAACCGGAGTACGTGGACGAGGGGCTGGTGCGCATGCGCTACAGCTTCCCCGACGAATCCGTCTACCACCTCAACATGTTTCCGCTGCGCAAGGACTACACGCGCAGGCTGATGCAGGAGGTCGGCTTCCAGCGGATCGAGACGTACGGCGACTTCCAGCACACCTACCGGACGGAGCGCCCCGACTTCTTCATCCACGTCGCGGAGAAGGAATACATCGCGACGGACGAGCCGGCCGGACCGGCCGCTCCGGCCACCGGCGAGGGAGAGTACGCGGGAGCCGTCGGCACCGCCCGCGACTACTACAACTCCTCGGACGCCGACGCCTTCTACTGGCATGTCTGGGGCGGCGAGGACATCCACATCGGCATCTACGACCGGCCCGACGAGCCGATCGCCGAGGCCAGCAGGCGCACCGTGGCCCGGATGGCCGGAAAGCTCGACCTCACCGAGTCATCCGTCGTCCTCGACCTCGGCGCGGGCTTCGGCGGCTCCGCACGCTATCTGGCGGAGACCTACGGCTGCCGTGTCGTCGCGCTCAACCTCAGCGAGGTGGAGAACGAGCGCCATCGCGCGCTCAACGCCGAGCGGGGGCTGACCGAGTCCATCGAGGTGCTGGACGGCTCCTTCGAGCGGATCCCGCTGCCGGACAACAGCGTCGACGTCGTCTGGTCCCAGGACGCCTTCCTGCACAGCGGCAACCGCGCCCGCCCCCTGGAGGAGGCCGCCCGCGTGCTGCGCCCCGGCGGTCATCTCATCTTCACCGACCCCATGGCCGCCGACGGCTGCCCCGCCGAAACCCTCCGTCCCATCCTGGACCGCATCCACCTGGAGACCATGGGGTCGCCCGAGTTCTACCGCCATGAACTGGCGCGGCTCGGCTTCACCGAGGTCGCCGGCGGCTTCCAGGAGCACCGCGAGCAACTGATCACCCACTACGCCCGGGTGCTGGAAGAAACCCGCCGCCAGGAGGCCGACGGCCTGACGGAACACGTCAGCGCCGACTACCTCACCCATATGAAGAAGGGCCTCAGCAACTGGGTCGACGGCGGCACAAACCGCCATGTGACCTGGGGCATCTTCCACTTCACCCGCTGA
- a CDS encoding MerR family transcriptional regulator: MTRGTQGGDTGGTQGRNTSGTQDANTRATQGRTTSGTQGGDTGGTPGANTVGIGELAARTGLPVKTIRYYSDIGLLPESGRTPGGHRRYAADALPRLRLIQRLRALGTPIAAIAAVMAGERSLGELVSRELDAVQEQLREATWRREVLRALDDCPAPERPRRLALLAGVGSPDDAHDRLVRYWHWALPAGLPRRLAQAVIEGAVPAPPAAQSAPATPTTATVLAYAELHALATADDRRRQPQPHQVGDVASFYAGLLDACALAGEALVSGCPERRAEALGQFVRTYARVNGHDDTPAFRAHLRALFRRGRRAGSFSLRYWRQALAVTGETPPPSASVGQGHLAAPLAALHEQVAGLPLTAK, translated from the coding sequence GTGACGCGCGGCACACAGGGCGGGGACACGGGCGGCACGCAAGGCAGGAACACGAGCGGCACACAGGACGCCAACACGCGCGCCACGCAAGGCAGGACCACGAGCGGCACACAAGGCGGGGACACGGGCGGCACGCCGGGCGCCAACACGGTGGGCATCGGCGAGTTGGCCGCGCGCACCGGACTGCCGGTGAAGACCATCCGCTACTACTCGGACATCGGGCTGCTGCCCGAGAGCGGACGCACCCCGGGCGGCCACCGCAGATACGCCGCGGACGCGCTGCCCAGGCTCCGGCTCATCCAGCGCCTCCGTGCGCTCGGCACCCCCATCGCCGCGATCGCCGCGGTCATGGCGGGGGAACGCTCGCTGGGCGAACTCGTCAGCCGCGAACTGGACGCGGTCCAGGAACAGTTGCGTGAGGCGACCTGGCGCCGGGAGGTGCTCCGCGCGCTGGACGACTGCCCCGCGCCGGAACGGCCGCGCCGCCTCGCCCTGCTCGCCGGGGTGGGCAGCCCGGACGACGCCCACGATCGGCTGGTGCGGTACTGGCACTGGGCGCTCCCGGCCGGTCTGCCGCGCCGCCTGGCCCAGGCCGTCATCGAGGGCGCGGTGCCCGCGCCACCGGCAGCCCAAAGCGCCCCGGCCACCCCGACCACCGCGACCGTCCTCGCCTACGCCGAACTCCACGCCCTGGCCACCGCGGACGACCGGCGCCGGCAGCCGCAGCCCCACCAGGTGGGCGACGTCGCGTCGTTCTACGCCGGTCTGCTGGACGCCTGCGCACTGGCCGGCGAGGCCCTGGTCTCCGGCTGTCCGGAGCGGCGCGCCGAGGCGCTCGGCCAGTTCGTACGCACCTACGCCCGTGTCAACGGCCATGACGACACACCGGCGTTCCGCGCGCATCTGCGCGCCCTGTTCCGCCGCGGGAGGCGCGCCGGTTCGTTCTCGCTGCGCTACTGGCGACAGGCCCTCGCCGTCACCGGCGAGACCCCGCCACCGTCCGCGTCCGTCGGCCAGGGGCACCTCGCGGCACCGCTCGCCGCCCTGCACGAGCAGGTCGCGGGCCTCCCCCTGACCGCGAAGTAA
- a CDS encoding glycosyltransferase has protein sequence MRILIVTAGSRGDVAPYTGLGRRLLAAGHEVAVAAHPPFAGLVGGCGLDHLPLPGDPRELIRTRARAASWEETRAAMAAFLDRLADGVVAAADGADLVLTAFGPAALSRAAGEAYGIPVIGTYLAPACATREFPLAGPTGGDDLGPDGNLAAGRKLLADAGALQAGAVAGLRTRLGLPTAASQQTGADIRPVFHGFSPLVVPRPADWPSGVEVAGYWWPARPRGWRPPPELVDFLQAGPPPVFIGFGSMAPGEGDRLGELVTAAVARAGVRAVVQTGWAGLAAAGDDVLTVGDLPHDWLFPHMAAVVHHAGAGTTGAGLRAGVPAVPVPAMADQPFWATRLHRLGVAPRPLPLDALTAESLATAITTCLTNPALGRRAAELAEAVATEDGAAAVLTHIGVVGRG, from the coding sequence ATGCGGATTCTGATCGTGACCGCCGGTTCGCGAGGTGACGTCGCCCCGTACACGGGCCTGGGGCGGCGTCTGCTGGCGGCCGGTCACGAGGTGGCCGTGGCCGCCCATCCGCCCTTCGCCGGGCTCGTCGGCGGATGCGGCCTGGACCACCTGCCGCTGCCGGGCGATCCGCGGGAGTTGATCCGCACCAGGGCCCGGGCCGCGTCGTGGGAGGAGACACGGGCGGCGATGGCGGCGTTCCTGGACCGGCTCGCCGACGGGGTGGTGGCGGCGGCGGACGGGGCCGACCTGGTGCTCACCGCGTTCGGCCCGGCGGCACTCAGCCGGGCGGCCGGTGAGGCGTACGGCATCCCCGTCATCGGCACCTATCTCGCACCGGCCTGTGCCACCCGGGAGTTCCCGCTGGCCGGCCCGACGGGCGGCGACGACCTGGGCCCGGACGGCAACCTGGCGGCGGGCCGGAAGCTGCTGGCCGATGCCGGAGCGCTCCAGGCGGGGGCCGTGGCGGGGCTGCGCACCCGGCTCGGGCTGCCGACCGCCGCCTCGCAGCAGACGGGGGCGGACATCCGGCCGGTCTTCCACGGCTTCAGCCCGCTGGTCGTACCGCGCCCGGCGGACTGGCCGTCCGGGGTCGAGGTCGCGGGCTACTGGTGGCCCGCCCGGCCCCGGGGCTGGCGGCCCCCGCCCGAGCTGGTCGACTTCCTGCAGGCCGGTCCGCCGCCGGTGTTCATCGGGTTCGGCAGCATGGCGCCGGGCGAAGGGGATCGGCTGGGCGAGCTGGTGACGGCGGCGGTGGCCCGGGCGGGGGTGCGCGCGGTGGTGCAGACGGGGTGGGCCGGGCTGGCCGCGGCCGGCGATGACGTCCTTACGGTCGGCGACCTCCCGCACGACTGGCTGTTCCCGCACATGGCCGCCGTCGTCCACCACGCCGGAGCGGGCACCACCGGGGCCGGGCTGCGCGCCGGGGTGCCCGCGGTGCCGGTGCCCGCCATGGCTGATCAGCCGTTCTGGGCGACGCGGCTGCACCGGCTCGGAGTGGCCCCCCGGCCGCTGCCGCTCGACGCGCTGACCGCCGAATCCCTGGCCACGGCAATCACAACGTGCCTGACCAACCCCGCCCTCGGCCGCCGGGCGGCGGAGCTCGCCGAAGCCGTCGCCACGGAGGACGGCGCCGCGGCGGTGCTGACCCATATCGGCGTGGTGGGCAGGGGATAG